From one Misgurnus anguillicaudatus chromosome 2, ASM2758022v2, whole genome shotgun sequence genomic stretch:
- the LOC141351423 gene encoding interferon-gamma-inducible GTPase 10-like, producing the protein MEAQDSTDSLAEFNQLLNVSLNIAVTGMTGSGKSSFVNAFRGLRDEDKDAAPTGVTETTMEPTMYEHPGMQNVKIWDLPGIGSPNFKANKYLKDVKFDTYDFFIILSSERFCENDIMLANEIKKKKKNFYFVRSKIDNDIYNEKRQKVFNEQKVLCLIREDCEKNLKRVGNPKVFLISSYDLEKYDFENLRITLKEDLPTHKRSALLQAWPVCSAEALEEKIKLYKGLIWAASLASAGIAVVPVPGLSAACDTTIVVAFFVRCYYAFGLDDKSLTRLSEKVNIPLTEYLGTSKIATAIKEKAIPRIGVSASLAVVASTEFALSLLPGVGSVAAAGLSFATTQYLLSEGLKDLANTAREIRKKAGLDTI; encoded by the coding sequence ATGGAAGCTCAAGACTCGACAGATTCTTTAGCAGAATTCAACCAGTTGTTGAATGTTTCACTCAACATTGCAGTGACAGGAATGACGGGATCTGGGAAATCCTCCTTTGTAAATGCTTTTAGAGGCCTGCGCGATGAAGATAAAGATGCAGCCCCTACTGGAGTCACAGAAACTACAATGGAGCCCACCATGTATGAGCATCCTGGAATGCAAAATGTGAAAATCTGGGATCTGCCAGGAATAGGAAGCCCAAACTTTAAAGCAAATAAATATCTTAAAGATGTGAAATTTGATACCTATGATTTCTTCATCATCCTTAGCTCAGAGAGGTTCTGCGAGAATGACATCATGCTGgctaatgaaataaaaaagaagaagaaaaactTTTACTTTGTTCGTTCAAAGATTGACAACGACATCTACAAcgaaaaaagacaaaaagtatttaatgagCAAAAAGTTCTTTGCCTAATAAGGGAAGACTGTGAGAAAAACTTAAAAAGAGTGGGAAACCCCAAAGTTTTTTTGATATCATCTTATGATTTGGAGAAATATGATTTTGAAAACCTTAGAATTACACTAAAAGAGGACCTGCCTACCCATAAGAGATCTGCTCTCCTACAAGCCTGGCCAGTATGCTCTGCTGAAGCTCTTGAAGAGAAGATAAAGCTTTATAAAGGGCTAATCTGGGCTGCATCTCTTGCATCTGCAGGAATAGCAGTGGTCCCTGTGCCTGGCCTATCAGCAGCATGTGATACAACCATTGTAGTAGCATTCTTTGTGCGGTGCTACTATGCATTTGGCTTAGATGATAAGTCATTGACCAGACTTTCGGAGAAAGTGAATATCCCCTTGACAGAATATTTGGGCACATCAAAGATTGCCACTGCTATTAAAGAAAAAGCAATACCCAGGATAGGTGTTTCTGCATCATTAGCAGTGGTGGCTAGCACTGAATTTGCATTGAGTCTTCTTCCAGGTGTGGGCAGTGTTGCTGCTGCAGGATTATCCTTTGCTACCACACAATACCTTCTGAGTGAAGGATTAAAAGATCTGGCAAATACAGCTCGGGAAATCAGAAAAAAAGCTGGATTGGATACAATATGA